The Brasilonema sennae CENA114 genome includes a region encoding these proteins:
- a CDS encoding catalase: MKLFTEYPEKDEAKYCDLMRELVKKNMENLYGGEKKKTAKRDTHSKTHAAVQGSLEIFDFDEAAIKQELSKRTSLTEAQLKAISLKQGLFAKPKQYPVWLRFASGAFSVKNDYEGDTRSMAVKVIGVEGERLSQSHEFHTQDIIVHNTELFFIRTIKDFHSFFTGVYRAKLSPFLIPFILLWKKLHPYEISLLETSFKRFPKTLLIERYWSASAYSLGLKSDFDPSQPGRVPVEYPVVIKYAFTPVSSQPPHQQLPLESRSESELQRAKASGSEDNYYREDIIQTLAKPDAEYCWDFQIQFQTSPEMSIDDSTIAWNEEESPFFTIGRLTVKHQKVNSPKENDFGENLSFSPGNGLAVHRPVGAINRLRSIVYPIVADDRHEKRGVKYQEPTV; the protein is encoded by the coding sequence ATGAAACTATTTACCGAATACCCAGAAAAAGACGAAGCCAAATATTGCGATCTCATGCGTGAACTCGTCAAAAAGAACATGGAAAATCTTTACGGAGGTGAGAAGAAAAAAACTGCAAAGAGAGACACCCATTCTAAAACCCACGCTGCTGTACAAGGAAGTCTAGAAATCTTTGACTTTGATGAAGCAGCAATTAAGCAGGAATTGAGCAAACGCACCTCATTAACTGAAGCTCAACTCAAAGCCATTTCCCTAAAACAAGGTTTATTTGCAAAACCCAAACAATATCCGGTTTGGCTACGATTTGCTAGTGGTGCGTTTTCAGTTAAGAATGATTATGAAGGAGATACGCGCTCAATGGCCGTAAAAGTGATAGGGGTAGAAGGAGAGCGATTATCACAAAGTCACGAGTTCCACACCCAAGATATTATTGTCCACAATACCGAACTCTTTTTTATTAGAACTATCAAAGACTTCCACAGCTTTTTTACGGGGGTTTATCGAGCAAAGCTGTCTCCGTTTCTTATACCGTTCATACTTTTATGGAAAAAGTTGCATCCCTACGAAATCTCACTTCTAGAAACCAGTTTCAAACGGTTTCCCAAGACTTTGCTCATAGAACGTTATTGGAGTGCTTCGGCGTATTCTTTGGGACTCAAATCTGATTTTGATCCATCCCAACCAGGTCGAGTTCCTGTGGAATATCCAGTTGTGATTAAATATGCATTTACTCCGGTTTCGAGTCAACCACCTCATCAACAGCTTCCTTTAGAGTCCAGATCAGAAAGTGAGCTTCAGCGTGCCAAAGCCTCAGGTTCAGAGGACAACTACTACCGAGAGGATATCATTCAAACTTTAGCAAAGCCTGATGCTGAATATTGTTGGGATTTTCAAATCCAATTTCAAACTAGCCCAGAGATGTCCATTGATGATAGTACCATTGCTTGGAATGAAGAGGAATCACCCTTTTTTACAATTGGTCGTCTAACAGTTAAGCATCAGAAGGTTAATTCTCCCAAAGAAAATGACTTTGGGGAAAATCTCAGTTTTTCTCCTGGGAATGGTCTAGCAGTGCATCGTCCTGTCGGTGCGATCAATCGATTACGGAGCATTGTTTATCCTATTGTTGCTGATGACCGTCACGAAAAACGAGGAGTCAAATATCAGGAACCAACTGTGTAA
- a CDS encoding DMT family transporter, with the protein MAWIYLFIAGLFEVGWAISLKYAQGFTKFGSSVATITLMILSFTFLSKALRTLPLGTAYTIWTGIGAVGTVLLSIVLFQEPLEVRRLTCIGLIVIGVIGLRLVSPH; encoded by the coding sequence ATGGCGTGGATCTATCTTTTTATTGCTGGTTTATTTGAGGTAGGGTGGGCAATTAGTTTGAAGTATGCACAAGGGTTTACTAAGTTTGGTTCCAGTGTCGCCACTATTACCCTCATGATACTCAGTTTCACCTTTTTGTCTAAAGCCCTGCGTACACTACCGCTTGGAACTGCTTACACTATCTGGACAGGTATAGGAGCTGTTGGTACGGTTTTGTTGAGTATAGTTTTATTTCAAGAACCTCTTGAAGTGCGCCGCCTCACTTGCATTGGCTTAATTGTCATAGGTGTGATAGGACTGAGGCTAGTTTCTCCACATTAA
- a CDS encoding WD40 repeat domain-containing protein translates to MDWISLLKAQQADFLQRIKKPKTYDLFLLESQVKGCHSEIMAFWGESLAKLLEIACKQAEIIAKNPPPTPPEYPDSPDWAIPFPRYFQHQAEDYLLREQIVDRVMGDRLGKQVKKVAQDSLNNIVLDDEGNLRGESKFPYVLSLNPKVSLQVYAADGESFNSIKKDKVRWSITQEDLKNHQVLIFLCLFYPFTGQRGYEKQVIVAGFLPTNQIEFSEPKLHITPSQLLYAGGLSWYLESLSTQKDKLRVLNEIVITETIQTLPSDHPLKTIVGEWECWQTLKGHTRGINCLAFSHRGNNGNTSPLVASGSRGETKLWDLTKGELVGTLSEHPWIFSGLVDEVNSLAFSPDGQTLVSAGADSTIKLWHVGAQDLIDILHKHNGMVRCVAFTPDGRMLATGGDDRTIMFWDLMQRQVATALSLEDTAAHSLALSPDGQTLITGSYRKIKVWRICQQESQIPFAPELLHSFTGHSHIIRSLAVTMDGKILVSGSRDKTIKIWHLENGELLHTLNGHRDGVYAIALSPDGQIIASGSADKTIKLWHLETGELLGTFTGHTHTVTALAFTASGELLVSGSLDKTIKIWQRS, encoded by the coding sequence ATGGATTGGATTAGCTTACTAAAGGCTCAACAAGCTGATTTCCTTCAACGAATCAAAAAACCTAAGACTTACGATCTTTTTTTGCTGGAAAGTCAAGTCAAAGGTTGCCATAGCGAAATTATGGCATTTTGGGGCGAATCATTGGCAAAACTGCTGGAGATTGCTTGCAAACAAGCAGAAATTATCGCCAAAAATCCCCCTCCGACACCGCCTGAATATCCTGATTCTCCTGACTGGGCAATTCCCTTTCCAAGATACTTCCAGCACCAAGCGGAAGATTATCTTTTGCGAGAGCAAATTGTTGACCGAGTCATGGGCGATCGCCTAGGCAAGCAGGTGAAAAAAGTGGCACAAGATAGCTTGAACAATATAGTTCTAGATGATGAGGGAAATTTACGTGGTGAAAGCAAATTTCCCTACGTGCTTAGCTTAAATCCCAAAGTCAGTCTTCAGGTTTATGCTGCTGATGGAGAAAGTTTTAACAGTATCAAAAAAGACAAAGTTAGATGGTCGATCACACAAGAAGATTTAAAAAATCATCAAGTCTTAATTTTTCTATGTTTGTTTTACCCATTTACTGGTCAAAGAGGTTATGAAAAGCAAGTGATCGTAGCAGGTTTTTTACCCACAAATCAAATTGAATTTAGTGAGCCAAAACTACACATTACCCCAAGTCAGTTGTTGTACGCGGGAGGGCTGAGTTGGTATTTAGAATCACTGAGTACTCAAAAAGATAAGCTACGAGTCTTGAATGAAATTGTGATCACAGAAACAATTCAGACTTTACCATCAGACCATCCACTCAAGACAATAGTAGGTGAATGGGAATGCTGGCAGACCTTAAAAGGACATACCAGGGGAATTAATTGCCTAGCTTTCAGTCACAGGGGTAACAATGGGAACACATCTCCTCTTGTGGCAAGTGGTAGTCGTGGGGAGACAAAGCTATGGGATTTGACCAAAGGTGAGTTAGTAGGGACATTATCAGAACATCCTTGGATTTTTTCTGGGTTAGTTGATGAAGTGAATTCGCTGGCTTTCAGTCCAGATGGGCAGACATTAGTCAGTGCTGGTGCAGACTCCACAATTAAACTTTGGCACGTAGGGGCACAAGACTTGATTGATATTTTGCACAAGCATAATGGAATGGTGCGGTGTGTTGCCTTTACTCCAGATGGACGAATGTTAGCAACTGGGGGCGATGATAGAACAATTATGTTTTGGGACTTGATGCAGCGTCAGGTTGCTACTGCCTTATCTCTAGAAGATACAGCAGCCCATTCACTAGCGTTGAGTCCTGATGGACAAACTCTGATTACAGGGAGTTACCGCAAAATTAAAGTCTGGCGTATCTGCCAACAGGAAAGTCAGATACCTTTCGCTCCTGAGTTATTGCACTCGTTTACAGGTCATTCCCATATTATTCGTTCCTTGGCTGTCACTATGGATGGCAAAATTTTAGTCAGTGGTAGTCGAGATAAAACGATTAAAATTTGGCACTTAGAAAATGGGGAATTACTTCACACCCTCAACGGACACAGGGACGGAGTATACGCTATTGCGTTGAGTCCTGATGGACAAATTATTGCCAGTGGCAGTGCAGATAAAACGATTAAGTTGTGGCACCTAGAAACGGGAGAACTGCTGGGTACATTTACAGGTCACACACATACAGTTACGGCATTAGCTTTTACTGCTTCAGGAGAACTATTAGTGAGTGGGAGTTTAGATAAGACGATTAAAATTTGGCAGCGAAGTTAA
- the ftsH gene encoding ATP-dependent zinc metalloprotease FtsH has translation MPVETNNKKKRQIKLPKIRQFGGSLLILLTLLFLLNLIVPSFFGPKLPQVPYSDFIAQVQTGKVERAIVGGDRIEYAIKTQTPDGKPTEQVFATTPVALDLDLPKILRDNKVEFAAPLPDQNGWIGTVLSWVAPPLIFIAIWGFFLNRGGGGPAALTVGKSKARIYSEGSTGVKFLDVAGVDEAKVELEEIVDFLKNAEKYTNLGAKIPKGVLLVGPPGTGKTLLAKAIAGEAAVPFFSISGSEFIELFVGVGAARVRDLFEQAKQQAPCIVFIDELDALGKSRGSGSMMGGNDEREQTLNQLLTEMDGFDANTGVIIIAATNRPEILDQALRRPGRFDRQVVVDRPDKIGREAILKVHARNVKLADDVNLATIAIRTPGFAGADLANLVNEAALLAARQNQQAVTTADFNEAIERVVAGLEKRSRVLNETEKKTVAYHEVGHAIIGALMPGAGKVEKISVVPRGVGALGYTIQMPEEDRFLMIEDEIRGRIATLLGGRSAEETVFGKVSTGASDDIQKATDLAERTVTLYGMSDKLGPVAFEKPQQQFLEGYGNPRRSISPEVAREIDREVKQIVDNAHHIALSILQENRDLLEETAQELLQKEILEGPKLREHLNQAKAPDELAQWLRTGKLSEDKPLMQSLLV, from the coding sequence ATGCCAGTTGAAACTAATAATAAGAAAAAACGTCAAATCAAACTACCAAAAATACGTCAGTTTGGTGGTAGCTTACTCATTCTATTGACCCTTCTTTTTCTGCTGAACTTGATTGTTCCTAGCTTTTTTGGTCCTAAATTACCGCAAGTTCCTTATAGCGATTTTATTGCTCAGGTACAAACAGGAAAAGTAGAACGGGCGATTGTGGGGGGCGATCGCATTGAGTATGCGATTAAAACCCAAACCCCAGATGGTAAACCTACAGAACAAGTCTTTGCAACAACACCAGTGGCGCTCGACTTAGATTTACCTAAAATTCTGCGCGACAATAAGGTAGAGTTTGCCGCACCACTACCAGACCAAAATGGTTGGATTGGCACTGTTTTAAGCTGGGTTGCACCACCATTAATTTTCATTGCTATTTGGGGCTTTTTCCTCAATCGAGGTGGCGGTGGTCCCGCTGCACTGACAGTAGGTAAAAGTAAGGCTCGCATCTACTCTGAAGGTAGCACTGGTGTAAAATTTCTGGATGTTGCTGGTGTAGATGAAGCGAAAGTCGAACTGGAAGAGATTGTTGACTTTCTCAAAAATGCTGAGAAATACACAAACTTAGGAGCGAAGATTCCAAAAGGAGTTTTGCTGGTTGGACCTCCAGGAACGGGTAAAACACTCCTCGCCAAAGCAATTGCTGGTGAAGCTGCTGTCCCCTTCTTCAGTATCTCTGGTTCTGAATTTATCGAACTGTTTGTTGGTGTTGGTGCTGCACGAGTCCGTGACTTATTCGAGCAAGCAAAACAACAAGCGCCTTGTATCGTCTTTATTGATGAATTGGACGCACTGGGTAAATCTCGCGGTAGTGGTTCAATGATGGGTGGTAACGATGAACGCGAACAAACCCTCAACCAGTTACTCACCGAAATGGACGGCTTTGATGCCAATACTGGAGTCATCATCATCGCCGCTACCAACCGTCCGGAAATTCTAGATCAAGCACTGCGTCGTCCTGGTCGTTTTGACCGTCAAGTGGTTGTGGATCGTCCTGACAAAATTGGTCGTGAAGCGATTCTCAAAGTTCATGCCAGAAATGTCAAATTGGCTGATGATGTGAACTTAGCAACGATCGCCATCAGAACACCTGGGTTTGCTGGTGCAGATTTAGCGAACCTTGTCAACGAAGCTGCACTCCTTGCTGCACGCCAAAATCAACAAGCAGTGACGACGGCTGATTTTAACGAAGCCATTGAGCGTGTTGTTGCAGGTTTGGAGAAACGTTCTCGCGTTCTCAACGAAACCGAGAAAAAGACAGTTGCTTATCACGAAGTTGGTCACGCCATCATCGGCGCTTTGATGCCAGGAGCTGGTAAAGTCGAGAAAATCTCTGTTGTCCCTCGTGGTGTTGGTGCTTTGGGTTACACCATTCAAATGCCAGAAGAAGACCGCTTTTTGATGATAGAAGACGAAATTCGTGGTCGGATTGCAACCCTATTGGGTGGACGTTCTGCAGAAGAAACCGTCTTTGGCAAAGTGTCCACAGGTGCGAGTGACGATATCCAAAAAGCGACTGACCTTGCAGAACGCACCGTTACCCTCTACGGTATGAGTGATAAACTTGGTCCTGTGGCATTTGAAAAACCTCAACAGCAGTTTCTTGAAGGATATGGTAACCCGCGTCGTTCAATTAGTCCCGAAGTGGCAAGAGAAATTGACCGCGAGGTGAAGCAAATAGTAGATAATGCTCACCATATTGCCTTGAGTATTTTGCAAGAAAACCGCGACTTACTGGAGGAGACTGCACAAGAACTGTTGCAGAAGGAAATTCTCGAAGGTCCAAAACTGCGGGAACACCTCAACCAAGCCAAAGCGCCAGATGAATTAGCGCAATGGTTGCGGACGGGTAAGTTATCGGAAGATAAGCCCTTGATGCAAAGTTTGTTGGTTTAG
- a CDS encoding peroxidase family protein — translation MAGKRDTSKDGLDNKIQTFVLTNFKGVWKFVQSNQSLARKVNKTLINSLIYKIPTRPNPYSMMTLDEQIPDTNIQKKTDTYTSWESLNDRTYIGRHLPPDPKLNSQKNLPKVEDLAILFRKRDGKTIYSSKSTMLFPYWVQWFTDSFLRIDHNQGHKLKNTSNHEIDLCNVYGLTRKQTHLLRTFQGGKFKTQKLKRQDGIEEEYPLFYYADPAQGKVDPQFNGLYEPVNDEKRQPPDKKQYLFAMGVERANVQIGYVMLNTLCIREHNRLCDELVRSYPDWDDERLFQTARNILMAIILNIIMEEFINHITPYHFKLFADPAAFTKESWYRPNWMTIEFDFVYRWHSSIPDTFKYDGKPTHIAASLWNNKMFIDKGLGALMEETCSQPGTRIGLFNTPDILVELTELPSIRLGRQLQLASYNDYREMCGFPRVTKFEQITGDEFAQEKLKELYGDVDNIEFYVGIYAEEVRKNSTIPPLVARLIGIDAFSEALNNPLLSPNIFNKDTFSPVGWEIIQNTKTVSDLVNRNVPPSDKKYKVTFDLQ, via the coding sequence ATGGCTGGAAAAAGAGACACATCTAAAGACGGATTAGACAATAAAATTCAAACATTCGTTTTAACAAATTTTAAAGGTGTTTGGAAATTTGTACAAAGCAATCAATCTCTGGCACGCAAAGTTAACAAAACTCTAATCAATAGTCTCATCTACAAAATTCCTACTCGTCCTAATCCCTACAGTATGATGACTCTAGATGAGCAGATTCCTGATACTAACATTCAGAAGAAAACTGATACTTATACTTCCTGGGAATCACTCAATGATCGCACTTATATTGGACGGCATTTACCGCCTGATCCAAAGTTGAACTCCCAGAAGAATTTGCCTAAAGTCGAAGATTTGGCGATTTTATTTCGTAAAAGAGATGGTAAAACGATTTATTCTAGCAAATCGACTATGCTGTTTCCCTATTGGGTGCAGTGGTTTACCGATAGTTTTCTCCGCATCGATCACAACCAGGGTCATAAATTAAAAAATACTTCAAACCATGAAATTGATTTGTGTAATGTTTATGGTTTAACCAGAAAACAAACACATCTTTTAAGAACCTTTCAAGGAGGTAAATTCAAAACTCAAAAACTCAAACGTCAAGATGGCATAGAAGAAGAATATCCCTTGTTTTACTATGCTGATCCAGCACAGGGTAAAGTTGATCCTCAATTTAACGGTCTTTATGAACCCGTCAATGATGAAAAAAGACAGCCTCCAGACAAAAAACAATATCTGTTTGCGATGGGAGTAGAACGAGCAAATGTGCAAATTGGCTATGTCATGCTCAACACTCTATGTATCCGGGAACATAATCGTCTTTGTGATGAGTTAGTACGCAGTTATCCAGACTGGGATGATGAACGCCTCTTCCAAACCGCGAGAAATATTCTCATGGCGATTATTTTAAACATCATTATGGAAGAGTTTATTAACCACATAACTCCCTATCACTTTAAGTTGTTTGCCGATCCTGCGGCTTTTACGAAGGAAAGTTGGTATCGTCCCAATTGGATGACAATTGAGTTTGATTTTGTTTATCGCTGGCATAGTTCAATTCCGGATACCTTTAAGTATGACGGCAAACCAACCCATATTGCTGCATCTCTCTGGAATAATAAGATGTTTATTGATAAAGGTTTGGGGGCATTAATGGAGGAAACTTGTTCCCAACCAGGTACAAGAATTGGTTTATTCAACACTCCTGATATACTGGTTGAATTAACAGAGTTACCCTCTATCAGATTAGGACGACAGCTACAATTAGCAAGCTACAACGATTATCGAGAAATGTGTGGTTTCCCCAGAGTGACCAAATTTGAGCAGATTACTGGCGATGAATTTGCTCAAGAGAAACTCAAAGAATTATATGGTGATGTTGATAATATTGAGTTTTATGTGGGAATCTACGCCGAGGAGGTGCGGAAAAATTCAACTATCCCTCCCTTAGTAGCACGCTTAATTGGAATAGATGCCTTTTCTGAGGCGCTGAATAATCCTTTACTCTCACCCAATATCTTCAATAAAGACACTTTTTCTCCTGTGGGTTGGGAAATTATTCAAAATACCAAGACTGTTTCAGATTTAGTGAATCGCAACGTTCCTCCATCAGACAAGAAGTACAAAGTGACTTTTGACCTTCAATAA
- a CDS encoding AI-2E family transporter gives MNLGQWIGLIALVISLYILWQIREVLLLMFAAVVLATTLNRLARRFQRSGMKRGIAVLLSVAIFLGLIVLFFFVVVPPFAKEFQDLTYQVPKGLNRFNGWFDEFRSRIPDEIIPYIPDVNSLTQQAQPFINRALGNSFAFVSGSLEVVLKILLVLVLTGMLLADPQAYRKVFVRVFPSFYRRRVDGILDKCEVSLEGWVTGALIAMSVVGLMSLIGLSILRVRSALALGVLAGFLNLIPNLGPTLSVVPAMAIALLDAPWKVLAVFILYFIIQQAEGNFITPVVMAHQVSLLPAVTLIAQLFFVTFFGFLGLFLALPLTVVAKIWVQEVLIRDVLDQWGEKSHIKTEFVLVSDEQQTDKSAQKKANDEDQPISQ, from the coding sequence GTGAATCTAGGTCAATGGATAGGGTTAATCGCTTTAGTTATTTCTTTATATATTCTGTGGCAGATTCGGGAAGTCCTGTTGCTGATGTTTGCCGCAGTTGTCTTAGCAACTACCTTAAATCGACTGGCTAGAAGGTTCCAACGCTCTGGAATGAAGCGTGGAATTGCGGTTTTGTTATCAGTAGCCATTTTTCTCGGCTTGATTGTACTCTTCTTCTTCGTGGTTGTACCGCCTTTTGCAAAGGAGTTTCAAGACTTAACATATCAAGTACCCAAGGGTTTGAATCGTTTTAATGGTTGGTTTGACGAATTCAGATCTCGCATTCCTGACGAAATCATTCCATATATACCTGATGTCAACAGCCTGACTCAACAAGCACAACCATTTATTAATCGAGCATTGGGCAACTCTTTTGCCTTTGTATCCGGTTCTTTAGAAGTTGTTCTTAAGATTTTGTTGGTGCTAGTTTTGACAGGGATGTTATTAGCAGATCCCCAAGCTTACCGCAAAGTATTTGTACGCGTGTTCCCCTCATTTTATCGGCGGCGGGTAGACGGAATTTTAGATAAATGCGAAGTGTCGTTGGAAGGATGGGTAACCGGCGCTTTAATTGCTATGAGTGTTGTGGGACTGATGAGCTTAATTGGCTTATCAATTTTGCGCGTGCGTTCAGCACTGGCTTTGGGAGTTTTAGCAGGATTTTTGAATTTGATTCCTAATCTAGGTCCGACACTGAGTGTTGTACCAGCAATGGCGATCGCACTTTTGGATGCTCCCTGGAAAGTTCTTGCAGTATTCATTCTCTACTTTATCATCCAGCAAGCTGAGGGCAATTTCATTACGCCCGTTGTCATGGCGCATCAAGTGTCGCTGTTACCGGCTGTCACCTTGATTGCTCAGTTGTTTTTTGTCACATTCTTTGGTTTTCTAGGCTTGTTTCTTGCACTACCCCTAACAGTTGTGGCTAAGATTTGGGTGCAAGAAGTGTTAATTAGAGATGTTCTAGATCAATGGGGTGAGAAATCTCATATAAAAACTGAGTTTGTGCTTGTTTCTGATGAGCAACAAACAGATAAATCTGCCCAAAAGAAGGCTAATGATGAGGATCAGCCAATTAGTCAATAG
- a CDS encoding DUF2235 domain-containing protein has translation MKKRLVVCCDGTWQQLTNPYPSNIVKLAQSVKPIANDGVPQVIFYDAGIGTESQKVLGGAMGLGIDANIEDGYRFLSLNYVKGDEIYLFGFSRGAYTVRSLVGMIYCSGLLSRPHVTKTHEAYELYRSRGVKPKDQEAKEYRKTYGESVPITLLGCFDTVGALGIPGIPAFKQLNEQLNKRYRFHDTTLNKDVQNALHAMAIDEMREVFDVTPMKKNPDAENQRVIQKWFPGAHGCVGGGTEEYRGLSDAALQWMIDSIGNLGLGLDLDPSVIPTGINPDYECDFKNDAGFFKLAGIKLREIGDVIEDLHESTVNRLKSRQDYRPKNLQKILDKLNDVSS, from the coding sequence ATGAAGAAACGTCTTGTAGTTTGTTGTGATGGAACCTGGCAACAGTTAACAAATCCTTACCCAAGCAATATAGTTAAACTGGCTCAGTCCGTGAAACCGATCGCCAATGATGGGGTTCCACAAGTCATATTTTATGACGCAGGCATTGGAACCGAGAGTCAAAAGGTTTTAGGCGGAGCTATGGGACTAGGAATCGATGCAAATATTGAAGATGGCTACCGATTTCTTAGCCTCAACTATGTTAAGGGTGACGAAATCTATCTGTTCGGCTTCAGTCGTGGTGCTTACACAGTTAGGAGTCTAGTGGGGATGATCTATTGCTCTGGTCTTCTAAGCCGACCCCATGTCACCAAAACACATGAAGCTTACGAGCTTTATCGTAGTCGGGGTGTTAAACCTAAGGATCAGGAAGCAAAAGAATACCGTAAAACTTACGGAGAGAGCGTGCCGATCACCTTACTCGGTTGTTTTGACACCGTCGGTGCCCTTGGTATTCCTGGAATACCCGCCTTCAAACAGTTGAACGAGCAGCTGAATAAGCGGTATAGATTCCATGACACGACTTTAAACAAAGATGTTCAGAATGCATTGCACGCTATGGCGATCGACGAAATGCGCGAAGTCTTTGATGTAACTCCCATGAAAAAGAATCCTGACGCCGAAAACCAGCGAGTGATTCAAAAGTGGTTTCCAGGTGCGCATGGTTGCGTTGGCGGTGGAACCGAAGAATACAGGGGGTTATCAGATGCTGCCCTACAGTGGATGATTGACTCCATCGGTAACCTAGGATTGGGGCTTGACTTAGATCCAAGTGTGATTCCCACAGGCATTAACCCGGATTATGAATGTGACTTTAAAAACGATGCTGGATTCTTTAAATTGGCAGGAATCAAGTTGCGTGAAATCGGCGATGTTATTGAAGATCTTCATGAAAGCACGGTTAACCGTTTGAAAAGTCGCCAGGACTATCGACCCAAGAATCTCCAAAAAATTCTCGACAAACTGAATGATGTGAGTTCTTGA
- a CDS encoding DUF1614 domain-containing protein, whose translation MIYLPVSLLLFLVLLLLLPFFSFVVAVDVVGIAVAKLGFSPSIATLLFTLVILTSTINVPLYRTESSVTVANDLASLWVREYWGIPLGKVQRYTVIALNVGGGLIPVLLALYQFTQGNALAILLVTAIVTAVSYYAARVVPGIGIQMNPLLAPLTAALSAMLIAANHAAPVAFAGGILGTLIGADLLHLKDIQAMSSGVLSIGGAGVFDGIALCGLFALLLT comes from the coding sequence ATGATTTACTTGCCAGTGTCGCTGCTGCTATTTTTGGTGTTATTATTGCTGCTACCTTTTTTTTCGTTTGTTGTAGCAGTAGACGTGGTGGGAATTGCAGTTGCAAAATTAGGGTTTTCCCCATCTATCGCAACTTTATTATTTACGCTAGTGATATTGACCAGTACCATCAATGTCCCTTTGTACCGTACCGAATCCTCTGTAACAGTGGCAAATGACCTTGCTTCTTTGTGGGTGAGGGAATATTGGGGTATACCCCTTGGGAAAGTACAACGTTATACTGTGATAGCTCTGAATGTGGGGGGAGGCTTGATCCCTGTGTTGTTGGCACTTTATCAATTTACACAAGGAAACGCTCTCGCTATTTTATTAGTAACAGCTATTGTAACAGCTGTTAGCTATTATGCAGCACGTGTTGTCCCTGGAATTGGCATACAAATGAATCCGTTGCTGGCTCCTTTGACTGCTGCTTTGTCTGCAATGTTAATTGCGGCAAACCATGCTGCTCCCGTTGCTTTTGCTGGTGGCATTCTTGGAACATTAATTGGTGCTGACTTACTGCATCTGAAGGACATTCAAGCAATGAGTTCGGGAGTTCTAAGTATTGGTGGTGCAGGGGTATTTGATGGTATCGCTTTGTGTGGTTTATTCGCTCTTTTATTAACGTGA